In Litorilinea aerophila, the sequence GCCGGGCCAGGCGGGTCAGGTTCGCGTAGATGTTCTGCACGGAAAGGGCCGCCAGCAGGCCGGAACCCAGGCCGAAACGGCGCAGCAGCCGCCACCAGGCCTGGAGTCGGGCCAGGCCCTCGCCCAGCCGGCCCGGGCTGAAGGAGAGCTCTTCGGCGGCCATCTCTTCCTCGTCCTCCGCCGGGGCCTCCCGCTGGATGCGCATGAAAAAGAGCCAGACCAGGGCAAAGGCCAGGAGCAGGATGCCCGCGGCCAGGCAGTAGCCCAGCCAGTTCCACGCCTCCACCAGCTGCCCCAGGGTGGGGGCGTTCTCCGGGCCGAAGGTCGTCTCCCCCACGGGTTCCAGTGCCGGCAGTTCCCCCATCAGGCCTCGCAGGTAGGCCACCAGCCCCTCCAGCGCCGGCGATAGCAGCACGAAAAGCAGCCACAACAGCCGCAGCAGGATCCAGCGAAGGGCTTCCCACACCGGCGCAAACCAGCCCAAGAAGGCGCCCAGCCGGGCCGGCGTGTAGAGCCGGGTCAGGGCCAGGGCGGTGGCCAACACCAGGGCGATGGCCACCGGCAGGGGCCAGAGCTGGCTCCACGAAGGTCCGCTCCCCCGGCTCTGGCCAGCGGCCAGGGCCTTCTCTTCCATGCGGGCCAGGGCCACCGCGGCCAGGCCCAAGGCCCAGAAGAGGACGAAGCCCTGCAGGGCTACCCCGGTGGAGGTGGGCGTCCAGGCGGTCAGCAGGCCGTTGCCCAGGATGGCCAGAAGCATGCCCAGGCGGAAGCTGACGCCCACGCTGAAGAAGCTGAGCTCCCGGCCGCTGGCCATGGCCACCCGCAACCAGAGGAAAAAGTTGGCCACCACCAGGGCCAGCTCCGGCCGCAGCCGGCGGGCGAAGCCGAAGATCGCCACCCCGGTGTGGCGCAGCCACGCGAAGTCCAGGGGCGGGGCCAGGGGATAGAGCAGCAGGCGAATGCTGGCCAGGGTGGCCAGCCCCATGCCGCCCAGCAGGACCAGGTCCCGCCAGGGCGACGGCAGACTGGACCGGTTGAGGAGGTCCGCGGCCAGCATGTAGGCCAGGAGGCCGCCCCAGAGGCCCAGGAAGAGCGCTGCGTGGCGGGCCGGTTCGGGCAGGCCAGGGAAGGGAGGCCCGCTGGCCGCCTGTTGCCAGAGGAGCAGCCAGAAGGGGGCAAACCAGGCCGCGTCCATGCCGGCCAGCGCGATGAAGATGAGCCGATGGCGGGGATGGCCCAGGATCATGGTCGGGACTCCGTCGCCAGATCTACCCGCACCGGCGCCACCCAATCCTCCACCAGGTGGGGCAGGTGGTAGATGTCCACGCCGGGGAGCAGTGTCCGGGGGGGTTCTGCCGCCAGGGTGAAGAGCACCAGCCGGCGGCCCGCCGCGGCCAGCTCCTGGAGGGTGATCAGCAGTTCGTCGTGGACCACGGCCGTTACCACGGCCAGGATGGCACCCCAGGGCAGCTGCCGCGCCTGCTCCATCAGGAGTTGCTCTATGGGCTGGGTGGCAAAGGGCGTGACGGCGGCCAGCATCTCCAGCAGCAGGGTGAGCTGGTTCGGGTTGCGGCTGGCCGGTACCCGGATGGGCTGGTCGCTGCCCGGCAGGGCGCCGTTGGCCACCAGGCCCGTGGCCAGCCGTTCCTGGTCGGCCAGGGCGGCCAGGCTGGCCGCTACGCTGATGGTGCGCTCCTGCAGCTCGGGGATGTAGCCATGCCAATGGCGGGGCAGGGTGGTCACGTTCAGGAAGAAGATCACCAGGGGTTCCTCGGCCGGCTCGTAGACCCGGCTCTGCATCTGCTGGAGGCGGGCGGTGGCCTTCCAGTGGACCCGGCGCAGGCTGTCGCCGGACTGCCATTCCCGGGTGCCTGCGGTGCGCAGGGGATCTTCGAAGAGGGGGTTGGCCGTGCGCACCGCGCCGAAGGGGTTTTTGGTGGGCAGGCGCAGGGCCTGGGCCGGGTAAAGGCGGGGGTAGACGATGAGCCGTTGCTCGCCTGCCACCAGCCCCCGGCGGTTGAAGAAGCCGAAGCCGTCGCCGGTGGTGGCCACGGCCGGGCCGTAGCGGTGAAATCCCCGGCGGCTGCACTGCACGGTGAATTGGCGCACCGCCTGGCGGTAGGGGCCCAGGCTCCAGAAGGTGTTGAAGTCGGCCTGATGGGTGGTGGGGTTGTAGTCCAGCTCCACCTGGGCCACGGGCAGCTCGGGCGGGAAGCGATCCCGGACTGCGATCCAGGGGAGGGGCAGCCAGTGGCGGTTGTGGAGTTCCAGGGTCAGGGTCACCGTTTCGCCCTGGAAGGCCCGCTCTTCGCTGAAGCGGCGCCGGTAGTGCAGGCCGTTCAGGCTGGCCGCAGCCCAGAGCCAGCTGCTGCCCACCACCACAAAGAGGAACACCGCGGCCATGGTCAGGAAGGTGTGGTCCAGGGCCAGGCCCAGCAGGGTGAGGAGCAGGCCCAGGACGATCCAGGCGTCGCTGAACTGGGTATCCTTGCCGGTGTCCAGCCGGCGTCCCTTGGGAAGAAACGGCCAGGTTGACATGATCTTTCCTATTGGGGGCGTGGTGCGTGAAACACGGTACGCTCCACGCAGCACGCTATTGCACCACCGGCACGGGCACAGTCTCGGCGATCTCGTCCACGATCTGGGCGGGTGTCCGCCCCCGGAGCCGGATCTGGGGGCTGATGTGGATGCGATGGGTCAGCAGGGGGCGGCAGAGGTGTTGCACGTCGCTGGGGATCACGTAGGGGCGACCCCGGAGCGCGGCCAGGGCCTGGCTGGCCCGGAAGAGGGCCAGGCTGCCCCGGGGGGAAACTCCCAGGCGGACGGCTTCGTGTTCGCGGGTGCGGCGCACTACCTGTAAAATATAGTGTAACAGATCTTCAGCCACGTGGACCCCGCGCACCTCCTCCTGCAGCTGTCGCACCTGCTCCATGGTGGCCACCGGCTCCAGCCCGGCCATGGGATCCTGGCGGCCGTGGCGCAACAGGATCTCCCGCTCTTCTTCCAGAGAGGGGTAGCCCAGGGCGATCTGGAGCATGAAGCGGTCCAGCTGTGCCTCGGGCAGGGGGAAGGTTCCCTCCAGCTCGATGGGGTTCTGGGTGGCGATGACCATGAAGGGCGGGGAGAGGCGATAGGTCTGGCCGTCCACGGTGACCTGGCGCTCCTGCATGGCCTCCAGCAGGCTGGACTGGGTGCGGGGCGTGGCCCGGTTGATCTCGTCGGCCAGCAGGATCTGGCTGAAGACCGGGCCGGGCCGGAACTCAAATTCCTGGGTCTTCTGGTTGTAGTAGTTGATGCCCGTCACATCGCTGGGCAGCAGGTCCGGCGTGAACTGGATGCGCGCGAAGCTGCCGTCCAGGCTGCGGGCCAGGGCCTTGGCCAGGGTGGTCTTGCCGATGCCGGGCACATCTTCCAACAGCACATGGCCGTCGCAGAGGAGGGCCACCAGCAGCAGCTCCACCACGGCCTCTTTGCCCACCATCACCCGGGCGATATTCGACTGGACTATCTCGGCAAATTGGGCGCAGTTCATGGTGGATGAGCCTTCCACTGTCCGGGCAGGCGCTTGCCCGGATGGATTGGATTCTTCTGCCAGTCTAGCGCCAAAGGGAGAGCCGGTCAACTGCGGTGGCCTGGGAATTTGTCCACCCAATTTGACACTCCTGGGGGGGCAACCTATAATGAGCTGGTTTATGGAAAAGTACCGTCCGCACAGCCAAGCTGGAGCAAAATAGATTATGCGGAATAACACGATAGTCCTGGTACTGGTGATTCTCCTCTCCCTCTTCGCCCTGTACATCGTGCTTCCCGTGCCCCATCCGTCCTGGCTGGAGCGCACAGGCGCGGCGGGTCAGTCCGACAGCCCCCTGGGGTTGAAGCTGGGCCTGGACCTGCAAGGCGGTACCCAGGTTCTGCTGGAGGCCGACCTGCCGGAGGGCCAGACGCCCCCGGAGGGCACCATGGACACGGCCAAGATCATTGTGGAGAACCGGGTGAACGGCCTGGGCGTGGCCGAAGCCGTGGTGCAGAAGCAGGGGGAGAGCCGGATCATCGTGGAGCTGCCCGGCGTGGATAACCCGGACCAGGCAGTGGAGACCCTGCGTTCCACCGGCCAGCTGGAGTTCGTGGATCCCGGCGGCGCGCTGTTGCGCCAGGGGATGATCATCAACACCACCAACCACCCCACCCTGGCCAAGGACCTCAAAGCGGAGATCGACGCCGGCAACGCCCCGCCCGCCGATATCCCCTACCCGGACCAGGTCTTTCAGACGGTCATGACGGGTGAGATCCTGCGTAACGCCGTGGCCACCCAGGATCAGTTCAACCAGTGGCAGATCAACTTCGAGTTGACGGGCCAGGGCAGCGAGCAGTTCTACGAGTACACCCGTCAGCACATCGGCCAGCCCCTGGCCATCGTCCTGGACGGCCGGGTGCTCTCCGCGCCCACCATCCAGGCCGCCATCCGAGACAGCGGCGTGATCACCGGCCAGTTCACCCGGGAAGAAGCCGAATCCCTGGCGGTCCAGATGCGCTACGGTGCCCTGCCGGTACCCCTCAAGGTGATCGACATCCGCACCATCGGCGCCAGCCTGGGGCAAGATTCGGTGGCCCGCAGCCTGCAGGCCGGCATCCTCGGCATCGTCTCCGTGCTTCTGTTCATGTTGCTGCTCTACCGCCTGCCTGGCCTCCTGGCCGACGTGGCCCTGGTGATCTATGTGATTCTGAACCTGGCCCTCTTCAAGCTGATCCCCGTCACCCTGACCCTGGCCGGGATCGCCGGCTTCATCCTCTCGGTGGGCATGGCGGTGGACGCCAACATCCTCATCTTTGAGCGGATGAAGGAGGAGCTGCGGTCGGGCCGCACGGTGCGCCTGGCCGTGGAGGCGGGCTTCAGCCGGGCGTGGCCGGCCATCCGGGATGGGAACCTTTCCACCCTGATCAGCTGTGCCGTCCTCTACTGGTTCGGCAATACCTTCGGCGCCAGCGTGGTCAAGGGCTTCGCGGTCACCCTGAGCATCGGTGTGGTGCTCTCCATGTTCACCGCGGTCTTCATCACCCGGACCTTCATGCGGGCCTTCCTGTCCGGTGGCGGTCAGAAGTTGCTGGAATCGCGCACGTTGCTGAACTATTAACATTGGTTCCTCTACCCCAAATGTGCGCTACCCACCCCGACTTCACAGGGAACCAGGCAAGTTGGCACACATTTGGGAGATGAGCCTTAGCATTCAGATTCGGGAGACCGAGCGTATGTATGCCATCGTGGAACGACGGGGGCTGTGGTTTACCATCTCTGCCCTGTTCATCCTGCCCGGGATCATCTTCATGATCTGGTCCATGGCGACCCACGGCACCCCCTTGCCCCTCAGCATCGACTTTACCGGCGGAACCCTGTGGGAGATCCGTTTCTCGGAGCCGGTTGCCCCTGCCGATGTGCGCAAGATCTTTGTGGATGCCGGCTTCACCGACACGGCCGCCTTCAACGTGGAGGATGACCGCACCGTCCAGGTTAAGCTGAAGAGCATCGACATCGAGACCAAGACCCAGCTGGCGGAGGCCCTGACCGCGCGCTTCGGCCCCTTCGAGGAGCGGCTGTACCGCAGCATCGGCCCCACCATGGGCAGCGAAGTGAGCCGGGCCGCGCTCATCGCGGTGGTGGTGGCGTCGGTCCTGATCCTGATCTACATCGCCGGGGCCTTTCGCCAGGTCTCCCACCCCCTGCGCTACGGCACCTGTGCCGTCATCGCGCTGGTCCACGACGTCCTGGTGACCATCTCCTTCATCGGTGTCATGAACCTGATCGCCGGCTGGGAGGTGGACGCCCTCTTCCTCACCGCGATCCTGACGGTGATCGGGTTCAGCGTCAACGACACCATCGTGGTCTTCGACCGCATCCGGGAGAATCTGCGCCGCTATCGCAACGAGCGCTTCGCCACCGTCACCAACCGCAGCCTGATCGAAACCCTGCAGCGTTCCATCGCCACCCAGGTGACGGTCCTGCTGGTGCTGGTGGCCATCCTGGTCCTGGGCGGGGCCAGCCTGCGCCAGTTCATGGCCACCATGATGGTGGGCATGATCTCGGGAACCTACAGCTCCATCTTCAACGCCACCGCGCTGCTGGTGGCCTGGGAGGAAGGCTCCCTGCTCCACAAGGGGAACGATACGGCTCCCCTGGCGGACGGACGGCAGGTGCTGGCGTAAATTGACCGTGGAAACGGCGGAGCGTGTGGCTTCGCCGTTTTTGATTGGCGCCCCCGGCCGAAGACGACCACATCGGGCGCCCTGAGGCCGGCCCTGGTGTCGGCTAGAATTGATCGACAACCTCTGATATGCACCTTCAATCTGAAGAGAT encodes:
- the secD gene encoding protein translocase subunit SecD yields the protein MRNNTIVLVLVILLSLFALYIVLPVPHPSWLERTGAAGQSDSPLGLKLGLDLQGGTQVLLEADLPEGQTPPEGTMDTAKIIVENRVNGLGVAEAVVQKQGESRIIVELPGVDNPDQAVETLRSTGQLEFVDPGGALLRQGMIINTTNHPTLAKDLKAEIDAGNAPPADIPYPDQVFQTVMTGEILRNAVATQDQFNQWQINFELTGQGSEQFYEYTRQHIGQPLAIVLDGRVLSAPTIQAAIRDSGVITGQFTREEAESLAVQMRYGALPVPLKVIDIRTIGASLGQDSVARSLQAGILGIVSVLLFMLLLYRLPGLLADVALVIYVILNLALFKLIPVTLTLAGIAGFILSVGMAVDANILIFERMKEELRSGRTVRLAVEAGFSRAWPAIRDGNLSTLISCAVLYWFGNTFGASVVKGFAVTLSIGVVLSMFTAVFITRTFMRAFLSGGGQKLLESRTLLNY
- a CDS encoding DUF58 domain-containing protein; its protein translation is MSTWPFLPKGRRLDTGKDTQFSDAWIVLGLLLTLLGLALDHTFLTMAAVFLFVVVGSSWLWAAASLNGLHYRRRFSEERAFQGETVTLTLELHNRHWLPLPWIAVRDRFPPELPVAQVELDYNPTTHQADFNTFWSLGPYRQAVRQFTVQCSRRGFHRYGPAVATTGDGFGFFNRRGLVAGEQRLIVYPRLYPAQALRLPTKNPFGAVRTANPLFEDPLRTAGTREWQSGDSLRRVHWKATARLQQMQSRVYEPAEEPLVIFFLNVTTLPRHWHGYIPELQERTISVAASLAALADQERLATGLVANGALPGSDQPIRVPASRNPNQLTLLLEMLAAVTPFATQPIEQLLMEQARQLPWGAILAVVTAVVHDELLITLQELAAAGRRLVLFTLAAEPPRTLLPGVDIYHLPHLVEDWVAPVRVDLATESRP
- a CDS encoding AAA family ATPase, which translates into the protein MNCAQFAEIVQSNIARVMVGKEAVVELLLVALLCDGHVLLEDVPGIGKTTLAKALARSLDGSFARIQFTPDLLPSDVTGINYYNQKTQEFEFRPGPVFSQILLADEINRATPRTQSSLLEAMQERQVTVDGQTYRLSPPFMVIATQNPIELEGTFPLPEAQLDRFMLQIALGYPSLEEEREILLRHGRQDPMAGLEPVATMEQVRQLQEEVRGVHVAEDLLHYILQVVRRTREHEAVRLGVSPRGSLALFRASQALAALRGRPYVIPSDVQHLCRPLLTHRIHISPQIRLRGRTPAQIVDEIAETVPVPVVQ
- a CDS encoding DUF4129 domain-containing protein, whose protein sequence is MILGHPRHRLIFIALAGMDAAWFAPFWLLLWQQAASGPPFPGLPEPARHAALFLGLWGGLLAYMLAADLLNRSSLPSPWRDLVLLGGMGLATLASIRLLLYPLAPPLDFAWLRHTGVAIFGFARRLRPELALVVANFFLWLRVAMASGRELSFFSVGVSFRLGMLLAILGNGLLTAWTPTSTGVALQGFVLFWALGLAAVALARMEEKALAAGQSRGSGPSWSQLWPLPVAIALVLATALALTRLYTPARLGAFLGWFAPVWEALRWILLRLLWLLFVLLSPALEGLVAYLRGLMGELPALEPVGETTFGPENAPTLGQLVEAWNWLGYCLAAGILLLAFALVWLFFMRIQREAPAEDEEEMAAEELSFSPGRLGEGLARLQAWWRLLRRFGLGSGLLAALSVQNIYANLTRLARRRGYPRRPAQSPDDYLPTLCQAFPGHQERLARITAAYMQVHYGDIPIDPDHLAQLRHDYTQITTPSPQAPNHQAP
- the secF gene encoding protein translocase subunit SecF, translating into MYAIVERRGLWFTISALFILPGIIFMIWSMATHGTPLPLSIDFTGGTLWEIRFSEPVAPADVRKIFVDAGFTDTAAFNVEDDRTVQVKLKSIDIETKTQLAEALTARFGPFEERLYRSIGPTMGSEVSRAALIAVVVASVLILIYIAGAFRQVSHPLRYGTCAVIALVHDVLVTISFIGVMNLIAGWEVDALFLTAILTVIGFSVNDTIVVFDRIRENLRRYRNERFATVTNRSLIETLQRSIATQVTVLLVLVAILVLGGASLRQFMATMMVGMISGTYSSIFNATALLVAWEEGSLLHKGNDTAPLADGRQVLA